Genomic segment of Panicum virgatum strain AP13 chromosome 2K, P.virgatum_v5, whole genome shotgun sequence:
CGGTGAACTACCATACACACATAATTTTGGGCATGTTGGAGCTTCTTCATCAGTTCCAGTCAATACTGGCAGTTTTGATGGGTCAAGGCGACATGATACCCCACACCATCAACTAATGACCTCTGTACCTAGGGCTGGGGGTTCCCTTCTTGGTACTCATGCTGTCTCATTTGGTGTTGTGTCAGAGCGAGCTACCTCTCTGCTTGATAGTGGCACTGAATTACCTTGTACGGTGAAACTAAGAATTTGGCGTCATGACATCAAGGATCCATTTATTCCATTAGAGCCTGGGGCATGCCTCTTGACAATTCCGCATGTCGTACTTTGCAGGTGCCACAATGTTCCTTCTTTCTCCTTAATCATTACTGTGCAATGTTCCTTCTTTCTCCTTAAACATTACTGTGTGTCGCTAACTAGATCTTTTACTGCTGTTTCTTAATGTATTTGATGCATGACACACAAAAAATTGATTCTTTACATTTATTATTATGCTAAGCCTGAAAActtagcctaccccaacttgcttgggaaaaaaggctatgttgttgttgctaAGCCTGAAAACTGGTACATGGCTATCAGTGGCAATCAACTGCTATTAGTTTTACACCAGAAAACAGCAACAGCTATACTTTTTACCATGGTtccgctaggcgctaggcggatTCTAGGCGGTGACCCGCAGCCTAGAGCCTAGTCGGGATTAATCGAGCCTAGGCGTTTCAAGGCGGCTTGCTAGGCGGTACCATATACGTACATATACATTCTTATATACATCATATATACctctaaaagaaaaaaacagaggACCACTAAGCCTTAGAGTCAAAAAATAAGCCCATCAAAGCGGCCCAACGGCCCAACAGCCCACCTCCCACCTTATCTCCTCCCCTatcctcctctccttctccttcccgaCGCCCCTGCCTCCTTCCCTTcccaacgccgccgccctgcctcctctgcgccgctgctgccgccctgcCTCTTCCTCCGCGCctgcccctgcctcctccgccgccgccgccgccgcccgtaccTCCGCCGGCCCGTCCCCTGCTTCCTCCTCCACCGGCGCCCTCCGCCGGACACTTCTCCACCcccatcggcgccgccgccgagctgtgCCCGCCTAGGGGTCCGCCTACCCCCCTAGGCCAGGCGACGGGCCTCGCCTTGCGATTAATCGCGTGGAATCGCGCCTAGGCGAGCGCCTAGCGGAACAGGGCTTTTTACAGTTTAGCTCTGTTGATGACGTTGCATTGCATTTGTATCACATTTTCTAAACTCTGTTTTGCAGCTGAAGCTTGAGATTTATTTACTTACTTGAAGTTACCAATTACATTTACTGCAGTGAAATGGGTACCCATTTTTCCCCCTGTGGACGATTTTTGGTTGCTTGTGTTGCATGTCTGCTGCCACAAAGAGATGGTGACCATGAAAGTCAGTTGCATGAACATTATGATTCTGCTGGAGCTGGAACATCACCAACTCGTCACACTCTTCCCTCTCGCCAAATTGTATATGAGCTTCGGGTTTATTCACTTGAGGAGGCAACGTTAGtatgcttgctgctgttcttttCCTCATTGATCATTTATATCTATTTACAAGTGGAGAAGTTAATATAGATGTTTCAATTATGCCCTTGTAGGTTTGGGACAGTTCTTACATCTAGAGCAGTAAAGGCTGCTCACTGTTTAACTTCTGTCCAGGTTATGTTTTTTGAACTTTGTTTTTTGGGTTGTGTGTTCTTGTTTGATTTATGAGGTGATTGCTTGTTTGAAGAGGCAAATATATGTTCCCATGTATTCCGTTCTAGAGCAATACTGGCAGTTCACTGGCTCACTGGTtaacttttatttgttttttatcCCTTCCATTCTTGTTTTTAGGTTGTTTGCATTCATGACCTTTGTGGAGCTTGCTTGTTTAAAGCAACTAGTATATGTTCTCACTTATTCCTTCTCTTCTGAGAGCATTAACGTCACGGATGATTATATATCAATCTTGTGGACTGTCTCAGGAATCAATCTGTAACTGATAGCCTTTAGCATCAGAACAATGCATGACAGATATTAATATATTATGTATTATAAATCTGCAGTTCTGATTATTTGATTTGGACTTATGTGTGTGAAGATTGTTTTTCTGTCTCATGATACTTTTCATACACTGCAGTTTTCACCTACATCAGAACACATACTATTGGCATATGGTCGGCAACATAACTCACTGTTGGGGACCATTTTAATCGATGGGGAGACCAGAGTTCCTTCGTACAGAGTCTTGGAGGTATACATGGTTAACTTACTATGTTAGTTGTTAATTATCTAAATTACAACAAGAATAACAACTATATGAATTGATAAATTATTATGCAAATGATGGCCAAATTGCTTTTGCAATacttattttatgatttttgaaAATAGATGCATTTTGCTCACTGTTATTTACATTGCACCACAGCCTCGTGGTTTTAGAATCTGTATACAATGACACCATTgttattttccactaccatagGTCTATAGAGTTTCAGACATGGAGCTTGTAAGAGTTCTTCCTAGTGTTGGAGACGAAGTCAATGTTGCATGTTTTCATCCTTCCCCTGgagcaggtcttgtttatgggaCTAAGGTGAGTAGCAAGTCAGATCAGCTGCAAAGTGGAATGAAGATATGCTCTGCTGATATGCTTATGGTGAACAACAGGAAGGGAAGCTTAGGTTTCTTCAACACAATGGTGCAAGCATGGACTTGAATTCCTCTACTGGGGACGATATTCATGAGGTATTCTTTCCTACCATTGAAATGTCTCTGATGTACATAGTTTGAATCTAGGCAATTAGACAATGTTTGAGTGATACCTACCCTAGCTTACATAGGATCTTGATTAGCcaggtttaattttttttcctccagGCTGGCAGTGCGAGTTAGAAACAGAAAGATGCTCTTAGATGTCTATAGATAATGTTCTAGTTGCTTTCTTGTGTCCAATCTCCTGTTTGCAGAGGTCGCAGTTTCAGTTTGCTACTTGGTTGGGATACTGTTCGATTTTTGCTTTATGTTTGGCTGGTGCAAACTCAAACTGAGAGGCTCCTGGTATTTATTTCTTCTGATGATGATGCTGACAGATGGATTCTAGTTTACAGCTCTCCCTTGTATGGGGTTAGATTCGTCACAACAATAAGTGATTCACTTGGTCTTTATTTATTACATTTTGCTCAATAGAAAGGAAGGAAAATAGGGTTCTAAATAATGCAAACAAGCTCTTTTCAGAGGGATGAACAGATCACACAGCccatgttttcaaatcgtctagtcgaacctagtcgccatgggaccgatcagacgactagtcgcgattagtcgtcgatcaggccgATTAGTCGAGCTTAGTTGGTCCTAGTCGTCTGCCTAGTCGTCCTATGTGTCCCAGGACCGATATGATATATGTACTACATATTACTTAATAAAAAGCAAGTATGAAGGCAACAATAATAGTCGATTTTTCACTTATTTGTGAGAGGATTTGTGAACTGTCCAGAACTCTGTATTCCTGTCCCATAGTTCATATTCCTGTCTCTCAGCCTCTATATACCAAAAACCTAATGGGCCACCTTGCCAGCCCATCACCGGCCGAGGCCCACAACTCAAACAGCCCACAAAACAATCTCAAGTCTGATCGTTTTTCAACCTGATCgtgcgactaatcgcgactagtcgacgactagtcggacgactagaaaactagtcgCCCAGACCTACTCGGTGTCCTTTATCGGGGTCACCGGACCGATAAGCctgactaatcgcgactaatcgcgattagtcggacgactagataACATGGCACACAGCTTATATGCAGTAGAGTGTAAAAAAAGAGCTCTTGTCAGAGGGGTTCCGCTAGGTCTATTTTCTTCGATAGCAATAGTATTTATTTGAAACACACAAACAGAATCATACTAAGTTGATCTTAAGCTCATCAATGTTAGGGCTAAAGACTCCTGAGTTCTGCTTGTGCTTGCCCCAACCGCGCAATAGCTCATTGTTCTGATTGCTCGTTATTGCAACATCCCATTATTTCAgtatatttttagatttgtaATTGCTTTCATTGATCCCAATGAGGTAACTTTATGATTCTTTGTCTGTCATTGTAGATTTAGAGGCATGTGCTGTGAATGTAATTCGGGGCATATTATCTGCATCTCTGCATCACATTCTTATGCTGCTGAACCTTCTCTTCATAACTGCTTTTGCAACATCCTGGAACAGGTTCCCTCTGCTCTTTCTTTATATGTTCATGTTCTGATGTTGCTTGTGCATCTCTAGTTTTAATCCAAGCATGGCAGTATTTGAGGATGAAACTTCACTCTCTGGTTTATGTGGAAATCAGAACTGTCCAGGTTCTGGTTGTCACCCACTAGATTGTTGGTTACGACGCTTTAATTTCCCCCAACTTTATAAGTAGTCAATGTTCTTATTTATTTCCATGACAAGCCTAGATATAATCATGTTATTAGCTGGGCAAGCTTGTCCTTGTAGCTGCCATGCAATGAGTTCAACAATTCAATGCCTTATTTAAATTATGGTCCAGCAGTTTATTATAACTTGTGGTAGAGCTTTAAATCAGAAAATTCAATGTGGAGTGCAGCTGATTGTGTAGTTGTGTACAATTAACCTCATATtttactccctctgtttcatAATAGTTGTCATTCTAGTTTCATCCTAAGTCAATCTTTTCTATCTTTAACCATCAATTTTTTAAAAAGTTGTACAGTTTAACATCATAGAGTTATGTTTTTAGATTCACCATTATGCATGAGAAATATTTTTCAATAATATATAATTCACATGTTAAACTATACGAATTTATGAACTAATGGCCAAAGATAGAAGTAACTAGGGACAAAGCTAGATTGATGACTTTTGAAACGGTGGGAGTACATATGTTTAATGCCTAGGTCATGGATATCATGTAGGGAGAGACGGTTAAGTAATATCCCTTTGCGGTGCAAATCCTTACACTAAAATATTCAGAATAATATTATGTCTGAGAAAACAAAAATCAGATTTCTTCAAAACGTCACTATCTACATGTCGGTACTACAGTATGATGGACAAGGAAAAATGTCATTAGTAGCTTTGTAAATTTTTACTAACAACTTACACTAAAATATTCAGAATAATATTATGTCTGAGAAAACAAAAAATCAGATTTCTGCAAAAATTCACTATTTACATCATGTGACGGACAAGGAAAAATGTCATTAGTAGCTTTGTATTTTTTACTAGATTTTAAAGGGAAAAATCTTTATGTAGATCGAACATGTCTGGATAAGTGGATATCCAGTGTGTACTGTTTCTGTGTAGTCTACACCATGCCAACTTTTCAATGGGCACCTTTAGTGATAGAGTCGGTTAAGAATGTTGGTACCACCAGAGGGGGTTTGAATTGGTATGCTTAGTCTAGGTATTTATAAGCTGTTCAATGTATGCATTAGCTTGTTGTGGTTCTGTTTGTTTGTGTAAATGGTTATTTGATTGGTGAGCACATAAACTAATTGCAATGGCTGTTCCTTTGGTTTTGTTTTTTGCTGAGGGTGATGGTTGATTCTTATTGCAGGGACTCTCTCATTAGGGATCAGACTCTCACTTCTCTCCAGGAGGGCCTAACAGAAAACATCATGTCAGCCTCCAATTACTCTGATTGACGTGAAGCCCTCCGCATCTGTAGTTCCAATTAACAAGGATGCATAGGCACAGTGTGCGTAACCTTGGTACCGGCAACGAGGGTCTCTGTTTACGAGTAAACAAAAGAGAAGAATGGTTTTTAcagtgtactccctccatactcaaaataattgacgtttaggacagcaacacggtctccaaaacacaactttgacttcttatttctctaaaaatatttatcaaaaagtgatatatgtatactttcataaaagtatttttcaagacaaatctattcatataatttttacattttcaaactcaacaacttgagAGTTATTCATAATTTATATTCTCAAGGTTTGACTCAAACCTTGTCCAAAACGTCAATTATTCATAATTTATATTCTCAAGGTTTGACTCAACAATTATATTCTCAAGGATGTGAGTTAACCTGGGGAGGCATCTGGCCGGCTTGCCCCTTAAGGCCTCCTCCAACGGCCAGCGAAGTCGGCTAAATGATTTGTTTAATCGATGAACAGTGAAAAAACATCCACGCTAGCGTTGCAGTAACTGCCTAGCAAGAGCGTTCACTCCTCACACGCATAGATTCCGAGATACTGATGCTATTGCGCTGGCTGGTGAAATCGCCCATACTAGCGGCAACTGCTGGAGACCGAAAACCTGCACGAAATGAAACATTCAATGTTTTTCCTAGGGTAGGCTCGCGCGTTGCAAAGTGGGCAAAAACATGGGTGTGCTCGTGCTGCACCTGGTGGGCTCGCGTGAAATTTTCTGACAGCTGCCCCCTATAAGCCTGGCCCCCGCCAGAGTCTCGCTCTCTTCCATTCCCCACCGCCTTCCTGGGTTCACCGTAGACGTAGAGGTTGTTGTCCGCAAGTAGACTGTTGAACTGCTTCATCTTCCTCCTTGGGTGGGTGGGCTTGCAGGTCTCCTTTGTCCGGCTCCGCCTGGTTTCCTCTTCCCTGACCACCGCTCCCCTAAGATCTCGTATTCGTCTCTCTCGAGTCAATAAGGTATACCATTGTTTGCCTTGTTTAAGATGTTCAGAGAGAGGGATCTCTGAGACAAACCATAAACGACAACTCTATTGAGGAACAAGTATCTATATTTTTCCATGTAGTTTGCCATAACCAAAGGTTTAGTGTAATCCACCAAAGCTTCAGGAGGTCCATTGAGACCGATCAGGCAATTCCAGTAGCTTTTGTATGCAGTAGGGGAGCTTAGAAGTGAAATGATTAGGGATTCATCATCTTCGACCCACCCAAAAATACTAGAAAGCAGGATGTCAAACCCATATTATAAGGTAAGGTACAAGGTTCACAAATGGATTCGTAAGTTCATTGCACATATGGAGATCTAATAGAACTGTCACCATTTTGCATGTTAGGATTGCATTCAAGCCATTGGGCACTCACATACTGGGCAAGGTTCCTATGCACATACAGGGATGCAGGAAGCATTTCGGGCCCAGGAAGCATAAGCTAGGATACCCTAAGGTTAACTTGAAGGTAAATGCAAGGACATAATATacaaatttagacaggttcggactACTGAAATAGCATAATACTCTACCTCATGTGTGGTGGTTTTGTATATTGCATCTTGCGCTGGGGTTTTGTGCTCTATTAAGCCTCTCTAGCTTATGCTGATCTAGGTACCTCGCtctcctttatatagtccaggGGTGTGATACTAGTCGGTTATAAGATAGGACTCCTACGAGGATTACAAAATAGAGTCTTAGGAGGATTACAGAAGAGCCCTAGTTGGAGTCTAGTTTCTTCCTTTCTTGTGGATATCTAGAATCTTTCTCACATCTATGTGGTGTGCAAAGTCCCGTGGGCCCAGGTCTACAGGGCACGGGTCGTAGAGCATCTTGAGGTATGCGCTGAAATCAATCCTCTAGCGTGGCATGGCGGCGACGGTGCGGTCTCCACTCCACCCCTCTTGCGGTCGTGGGACTTCATGGCGTCAAGGCGTGAGCGCCtcaagccttcttggcgaggtggGCGATCGTCACGTTCCCTGCACGAGGAGCGACCCTCTCCTCCATGGTCCTTCTCATAGTGGATACGGGCAGCTTCTTCTGTGTTGGCAATCTTGTTCACCTACGCCATAAACTCTCCTGAGGTCTTGGGCAAGTTCTCGTAGAGGCGCTATAATTTGGACTTGTCGTTGAGTTCGGTGAGGAAGTAATTAATGATCTTTGACTCGAAGCAGTTGGAGACGGTGTTGCGGTTCTCGAATTAGCGGTCGATGTAGGAGCACAGGCTTTCGTCTTTGCCCTGCTTGACCTGGGCGAGATCCCAGGCGATACTCAGGCTGCGGCTACTTCCCTGGTAATGCTGCTTGAACAGCTTGCAGAGGGTGTCCTAGTTGTAAATGGTGTGGGCGTCAAGGCCCTAGAGCCGTTCCAATGCCACCTTGCCCATGAAGAACGGGAAGTAGGCGCACATGATGTCATGGTCGCCGTTGACAGCGCAGATGGCCGTGCTGCACGTGCGGAGCCATGTAGTCGGGTCCGTCTTGCTGTCGTACTTCTCGATGTCATTGGGTTTGAAGTTGGCGGGGCACCGAATGGCATGAACTCGGGCGGTAAATGCAGGGAAGCCGTCGCAGTCGTTTAGGTTCTCGGGCGCTCTGTGGCCGGAGTCGGCGGTGTGCTCATCGACGTCGATGACAGGCGGCTGTTGCAGGCGGTGTCCTCCGCGGTTTGCGCCGGGTGTTCCGTAGCGGCAATCGTAGGCGCGTCGGCGGTCAACCTTGTCTTGCTCCTGGCGGCATCTCTGGCGCTCTTTGCGGTCGACGTCAGGTTCATCGTAGTTGCGACGATTGTACTCGGCGTGGCGGCGAAGTTTGTCCTCGTCACATTGGCGGTGGAGGTTGTTGAGTCTTCCTCTCGCATCACGGTTGCGGAGGTGTTGCCG
This window contains:
- the LOC120674483 gene encoding uncharacterized protein LOC120674483 isoform X1 yields the protein MTESWVQDLKHTSAPESVSTHEVSTARRSRQRNIFDLLAQREISPRTRHQAKNQWTKAPRNDAGYNELQFWVTDAQHDLHYWAESQSLHCWCAKYCPLLPASRATIAAAFSADGRALASTHGDHTVKITDCQIGKRLKVLQGHQRTPWVVRFHPLHSDILASGSLDCEVRLWDVKTSRCTRVLDFYRPIASIAFDATGELLAVASGHKLFIWDYNKRGEALDPPMILRTRRSLRAVQFHPHGAPYLLTAEVQNRDSEESTMTPALLNNYAFSDIPLLGSPGVDNLIGELPYTHNFGHVGASSSVPVNTGSFDGSRRHDTPHHQLMTSVPRAGGSLLGTHAVSFGVVSERATSLLDSGTELPCTVKLRIWRHDIKDPFIPLEPGACLLTIPHVVLCSEMGTHFSPCGRFLVACVACLLPQRDGDHESQLHEHYDSAGAGTSPTRHTLPSRQIVYELRVYSLEEATFGTVLTSRAVKAAHCLTSVQFSPTSEHILLAYGRQHNSLLGTILIDGETRVPSYRVLEVYRVSDMELVRVLPSVGDEVNVACFHPSPGAGLVYGTKVSSKSDQLQSGMKICSADMLMVNNRKGSLGFFNTMVQAWT
- the LOC120674483 gene encoding uncharacterized protein LOC120674483 isoform X2; this encodes MTESWVQDLKHTSAPESVSTHEVSTARRSRQRNIFDLLAQREISPRTRHQAKNQWTKAPRNDAGYNELQFWVTDAQHDLHYWAESQSLHCWCAKYCPLLPASRATIAAAFSADGRALASTHGDHTVKITDCQIGKRLKVLQGHQRTPWVVRFHPLHSDILASGSLDCEVRLWDVKTSRCTRVLDFYRPIASIAFDATGELLAVASGHKLFIWDYNKRGEALDPPMILRTRRSLRAVQFHPHGAPYLLTAEVQNRDSEESTMTPALLNNYAFSDIPLLGSPGVDNLIGELPYTHNFGHVGASSSVPVNTGSFDGSRRHDTPHHQLMTSVPRAGGSLLGTHAVSFGVVSERATSLLDSGTELPCTVKLRIWRHDIKDPFIPLEPGACLLTIPHVVLCSEMGTHFSPCGRFLVACVACLLPQRDGDHESQLHEHYDSAGAGTSPTRHTLPSRQIVYELRVYSLEEATFGTVLTSRAVKAAHCLTSVQFSPTSEHILLAYGRQHNSLLGTILIDGETRVPSYRVLEVYRVSDMELVRVLPSVGDEVNVACFHPSPGAGLVYGTKEGKLRFLQHNGASMDLNSSTGDDIHEI